The Pseudorasbora parva isolate DD20220531a chromosome 19, ASM2467924v1, whole genome shotgun sequence genomic sequence tttagtccaagattaacatggcaatccgcctcttcacattcgacacggtgccatcgagtgttaaaacgcgaaaggcgaagcttaaATTTACggttatgtccctctttggctactgtactttcaagatggagggtcaacatggcgaccggcatttgaacccctcacccgtatgtattttcaatggcatattataaacttaggagaatactttattacttgaaagaagtaaatatacattaatgagcacatatatttttgaaagagctaagtgtttttagctaagaaactaaaaaagttacacagtgtagctttaaagcatGAATGTTTCTGATTGTCATTgcaatagttaaaaaaaagtttgtggtcTGTTTAATGTCTATTCTGCTCTGCATTTATTGCATCGAAAATACCATAATAgtttgaaatattacaattttaaataactttttttatttggagatattttaaaatgtattttattcctgtgatgtaaaACAGATTTTTCAGCatttttagtgtcacatgatccttcagaaatcattctaatataattTGCTGctcagaaacatttctgattattatcattgttgaaaacaagtgttcaggattctttaagttttaaattcaaaagaaaagcatttgcTTGAAATATAGTTTTGTTTCACAATGCAAATTAGTCCCCAAACTAGTGTGTATTACAGCAAACACGTGTGTATTTCATACACAGTCATCAGTTTTAGATCTCACCGTCTTCATTTGCAGATTGTATGTTTAATCTCTGAACATCTGTTATGACAGTGTTTAGATTGTAAATAATGGCGTGTATGTATGTTTGCATGTAAGGTCACTTTGCAAAGGATTGCTTCTCTAAGCCTGGACTGCAGTACAGTTTAGTGCCAGAAGAGGACGAGGAGCCGCCGCCAACCAGCAACCAGAACACCCAGTCAGAGCCCCAGAAACGTAAAAAGGTTCGAACACACCCCTTTGACATCAAAATGATTGCGTCAGATGATACGTTGTTGTGTAACCTTCTTCACTTGTTGCCAAGTTCTGCAATAGTCTTTAATTTGCGTGCTCATGATGCCCTTTATCATGCAGGAAAAGAAggcaaagaaagaaaagaagaaaaagaaagagcgGAAGAGAGACAGCTCTTCATCTGATAGCGGCGATGAAGGAGCCAAGCGGCCGcggcattcacacacacactcagacaagaagaaaaaacacaagaaacacaaacacaaggcAAAGTGATTTTGGTTAGCAAATCAATTCAAACTCATGCATGTCGTTTACTGCAGGTTTATTCAGATGAAATGTATCTCTGAGTGTATTTTTTGTTcatattaaaaatgatttgacCATTAAAAGGGACTGGTGTGTTTTGTGAAGGTTAAAAGGTTCACTGCACAACCTCTGAATGGCCCTtcacccagaaacacacagacCCACGCGCTCGATTTAGCACACCGGCACGTCAGCCAGCAGACACTGGAACATGCTTAAATTAGAAAGACCTAACGGAAATATAGTTGTCCTTTTGGAAACTTCAAAACACACGTGGTACAGCACTGGAGCGTTTAATGGAGATGTTGACACAATAAATCGCACAAGGTGAATTTGGAGCAAATGTCATATTTATTGTAGTCCAAAGGCATATGACATTTGTAACACTGACAGCAGAGGcataacacacacaccgaaTGTGATATCATGTACAGGCGTCTGGAGGTATGACGTTGGAATTTTATTCAGTGTTTGAGTAACGGAACtgaacaccacagaaaaaaacaCTGGAAATGTACATAACCATTGATGAGGATGGGTTGCGAAGGAGGTTTCCCTTTATTCCCCCTTTATATAATGTCGTGTGGAGACGACGTCGCCAAGTGTCAATGTCTGTTAATAAAAGAAAGAGGTTGGTCTGTTGATATAAATTCATTCATGCAGTCACCCATAAATATTGAGAAAAGTAATCACTAAATGGGCGGCAGAATCGGTTATGCTTTTGCTGACTGTTCTTCTAATTCAGTTCTCAGCCAAAGAGGCACTTACTGTAAGTACACACAATACTGACCAGAGTGAGGCTGTTGTCGCTGACTTCTCGGACCAGGGTCGTCTCTTTACCGTCCCATTTCTGAACATGAACCAATTTGCCTCCATCTAAAGTTATCAAGGACTGAAGAAAAACAAGGTATAAGACAAGCAGTTCTCATTtagaaaacaatttaaaaaaattaatcttgCTACCTGGGAGCAACTATGACTGGCGTTTCTAAGCCTACATTAATGATTGACCCGACAAATGTCACGGGACGGGTCAATCTCATTGGGGTTTCTAAGAGGCCCTTGTTTGGCTTCAACAAAACCCTATTGTGTTATCCATCTTAACCACCCAATTCACAATGTGTCAGTCGTGACATTATCCGTGCCTTTAGCGGTCTCAGCACAGGAATACTGAAAGTCAGACTAATGTGAGATTTTATCACCTTGACTTTACGGTCATCTGCAGTGGTCTCGTCGAATTCCTCTCCCAGTTTGAAGTTGATTTCTGTGGATTTGAAAGTGCTGACAGTCTTTAGTGTGATGACATCGCCCTCCATGGAAATGATGGTTGTTGGTTTGGTCATACTGCCAACCTGACGCGTGGCAAAGCCCACACCTGATGAAGAAACACGCTTTCATTAGAAGTTATAAAGCCATTTCAACAAAGCACATGCAGAGGAACCAAAGATACTTTTAAACACTGTAATgtagctaaaaaaaataaataaaaaaataataattatatatatatatatatatatatatatatatatatatatatatatatatatatatatatagaatatattaaatataagaaCCAAAGTTGCTTTTAAAAACGGTCATGAAGCTAGTATGAAAATGTTAGAATGAAAATAccttaattaattttaattattaaaaaactaaaatctaAAAGAACTTAAAAACTTAAAGTtcttaaatacaataatagttttAAAACATGGGGGTAAAAATTTAAAGGGcttaaataaagtttttaaatacattttatgatttaaaaCAATTCTCATGAAGCTAAAaactaaatgttaaaataaaagggcttaattaaagtatttttaacaatcaaaaaaagaaagagattaaagtccttaaaataaaaatatttttaaaaaattataaagagCTTAAATATATAGTAAGAACCAAGGTTGCTTTTAAAAATAGTCATGCTCTAAAaagctaaaaacaaaatgataatAGTTCATTTGATAGTTTTTTGATTTCATTTTtgatagttaaaaaaaatctaaagagCTTAAAGtccttaaatatataatttatataaaatccACAATTTATTCGCAAAAATGCTAATAAGGAAAGAGCATCTGCATAGCTTAAGGCCAGTATTGTAATAATTAAACAACGTTTGCATATGAATATATTCAGTGGTTAGTCACGATTGAACACATCTCTGCAAATAACCAAACTCTGGAACGGTCAAAATGGTCAaatcagcagcacacacacgaCTTGCAGCAATTGCTATTGATTTGTTTCGCAAATACGGTGTGTGCAGACGTGTTCTTTAACCAGAGATAAAGCGCAGGAAATCAGGGTTCATTCTAGTTTACTCAAATTGGCCAGATGGgaggatgaaaaaaaaaagaaagaagaagaaaaaaaaaacacccgcTATCTCTCACCCACACTTTCCTCCCTCTATTTCTTTCATACAGATGCACACTGATTGATTTTCTCCACATCTTTCTCTTTAAAGCCACATTTCACTCAACACTACattataaaattacaaaaaccAAGATGCATATACTTCCATATGTTTTGTGCAACTAAATACCGAGGTCATGGTATAGTTCACGTACTGTAGGCAGAATGCATGCACTAAATTACGGTATTTCAATGGCAAAATAAAGggcttattgtattttatacaAGACAACAGCAGTTGCTCTATATGGGTACACGTGGTCGTGGCATGAATGTGGTTGTGTGAGAGAGcacatgtgtgcgtgtgtgtgtgtgtgtgtgtgtgtgtgtgtgtgtgtgaggttcaTCGAGAGACCCTCCCTGCACCACATCTTAAACACacccatgcacacacacacacacacacacacacatgcaccttGCACAGTAAATGCGTCTCAGATCAGCTTTCCCACTGAAACAGTCAGAAACACACACCCAAATTACATGTGCTTGCTTGCATCAAAAGGCACACACCCTACATTTAGCtgtaaagcacacacacacacacaccacacacatccTACTCACCAAGGGCTTTCATGTAGTCATCAAAATTCTTGCTCTCCTTTAAGTTCCATGTGCCAACAAAAACGTCTGCCATGTTTAGAGCTGAGTGAGAGAACAAGAGCAGAAGAATGAGAGCGAGGAAGAAAGAAGGCGTGCGTGagtaagagagaaagagagagaggagggTAAGACAGCACAACTGAGCTTCTGCAATCCTACTGGCTGATTTATAACTGCTGTTTGTGATGTCACCAGTGCAAGCTTGGGGGGTGGAGGAGGGCGGAGCAATGGCAGAGAATAGAGGAGAGATGACTGACTGACAGGCGGGAGGGGGTCAGAGAGATGGGGAGATGGGAACTGTAGGACAATCAATTAATGATACAATAAAGAAAGATAAGAGGAACTACGCAAAATAAAAGAGATTGCTCACCcagacatttttaaattttatcatcatttactcagtcTCATGTATTTCCAAAATCCAAACcagtttcttctgttgaacacaaaagatgttgGTGACCAGAAGGGTTgacggtagccattgacttcacTAGTATTGTGAAGTATTTCCTTTTCccacaatggaagtcaatgactACCGTCAACCCTTCTGGGCACcaacatcttttgtgttcagcagaagaaagaaactcatacaggtttggaaataATATACTTTCTTTATGTCCGTATGCATCTGACTGTTTTAACCCCAATTTAGACACTTAAGAAAAATGTGGGATGCACAGATTCGCTAATAATTATGTGAAAAATCTTATGCtattttgtctaaataaatacaaaagacaTACAAATTATTTGAAATGCAACACGTGAAATTAGGCATTATTATGTACAGATTTAAAATGGATGTTCATTTTGAGAATTgctaaaaattacatttacatgtaattgttttaagtgaGTGACTGATAAAAATGATTCTGTGGTGaagaaaaatatatgaaaatagaaataaatgtcTACCTGAATAAGTAAGTTCAGGCAATAATTTAACCggtacattttatatttaagcatgtagaaattaaagcgtGATATCAGTGttataaaattaagtaaaaccTACTCAACTTTCTCATACTGGTGTTCCCATCATGCACAGCGGCGTGCATCATTAATTTCAGCTGTATTTACACAgttttatcattgcttttgttaTTAGACATCTGGAGTTTTGTGCTCAAATCAAACAACCGTTCTTTTGTAATTGAGATCTCTGTGTTCGTGTGGGTACTGCATTACTTCTATTGTGTAGATGTGtaatcttatcataaaaataaacaatatactactttttcttctttccttttctgttttttgctactctgagtagtatacaaatctttgtatttagggcactttttgcgtttcttgcctcttcttgacagatcgcttcctctactcctgagttgtaagtcgctctggataaaagcgtctgctaaatgcataaatgtgaaTGTAAATGTGTTGTCTACACAACATCTACTGCATTATTTACTTATATGTTCTAAGTGAAAAGCATACGTTTTTATGGCATGGCATAATTCAGTGTTATGTTGTTTTAGTAAAATGTACTTCAAACAGAGCATTGCTAAGTAAACTTCAATTAAGTAGAAATTCAAATATAACTGGCCAAGTTACAGTTacttattttctttgtttattttACTTAACTTAGTTGAGTTGATTTTACTTAATTCCAAAAGTGAGTTTTACTTGAAAAATCTATATGCAAAAACTCACAAAAGCAAAATCAAGCAAATTTTACTTGTCCTTTTTTAGTGACATCTAAATGCAAAAATTAAGAAAACTATGAACTATCAAATATCCAAAATTGACCCATattgttaacattaaaaatgtcttaTATCATCAAATTCCTGTTATGATTGTGCATCTTTaccctttttaaaaatgtttgaatttcattGCAATAGAAAGCAAAATAGCTAACGTCACTCACACCAGTTTCTGCAATGACTTTTAACCAAGTGGTCATCTTTAGTGGAAGTCACTTGTCTTTAATTTTGAACTTGCTTTGTAATGTAAAACCAAACTAATGTCTTTTTTAGAAATATGTTAATTGAAAAATGTGGTTTGATGTTTTGTTagttacatttttcattcatttAGCAGATTCTTTTATCCAAATAAACTTGTGAGGAACCTCGCAAGTATTATCTAGTGCTGCAAAGACATTCATTCCTTTGCTTGgagagtgagagaaagagagacagaacGCAGGAAGAGGGGGGAGGAGTGATTGATATGGGGACCGGTGGGGTCAGGccatattctctctctcttttacaaGCCACTGAGGACATGACCTTATGTCAGAGGACTCGCTCTTCCCACCCTCACACTCTTTGACTGATTGTGTTTGGCCGTTCTGCTCAGTAAGAGGCAGTGAAGATCTAGTCGTATCAGCTGCTATTTGTACAATAATCACGAATCACAGTATGATTTGCACCAGTTTCGCTAAACCTTCCCCCGGCCCATCCTCTGAGCCGCACGGCTGAATTTAAAAGTGTTTGCAAGAAAGGCACGGTCTGAAACGGACGATTGTTTGAGCATTTATGAGTAGAGCAGACAACAGTAAGAAGGGTCTGAATACCAGGATTTGCACACCATAGGGTCTAGAGTTAAAGCTGAACTCTTGAATTTTTTATAGAGTGTAAGGCAAGCAGCTGTTCATGAACGTTAGACATCTGGTGCACACAGATTATTTTGATCAACAACAgtgtttaagaaaaaaaaagaaaattcatgttgtgtatatatacacacagaaaaCTGATCCGCAAAAACACCAAGAAACGCTAAATTCGTGATTTGAAGAGTCTACACACTACAGAGGgcctaaagggacatggtgatgAAGAAAAATATGACATGGGAGGAAAAATGACATGGTAATGCTTTTGTGTTTGCATGCAAAACTTCTGAGTTCTTTGAGCGAATGCAAAGTTTTTGTGTGAGAATGCAAAAGCAtcgaaataaatgtttttctcccacCCCATATTATTAGATTTTTAGATTTACAATGAGCAGTTTTTTAGGTAACTGAAATAATATTGAAACGTATAGAGCCCCTGAAGAGACATGCATGGtgaaggaaaaaaatatatatttgtcaaAGCTTTCGCATTTTGCGTTTCATCACAAAAACTGCTGCCGAGAAACTATGCATTCACTCACAAAGACCTCAAAAAGATTTGCTTTCAAATGCTGTTTGGAGGAAATGTACCAGGATCTGTTTGTCCTCACTGCCCTGTGGGAACATGATGTGATATTCAAACATGCACCTGTTTGAGCATGtacaaatacacacagacacacaccctaCACTGTCATCTCTCTcagatatttatatttcaattaattaatcatttataaattatttttatatatttttatatataatgtcTCCAAAATTGTATACTCCAAAAAGTGAATTTGCAAACAAGAAATTTGGTAATTTATAGTTAAAATTCCATATAAAATACTCAATACTTTGAGAGTATGTTATAGTGATCAAAATGATATGATATTTTGACtattgacttttttttccacattagtgaagtcaatggggtccatcaactgttacccatattcttcaaaatatcttcttttgtgttcagcagaagaaagaaattcacacagggttggaacaaaatgagggtgagtaaatgatgacagcattttcattttgtgtGTGAACTTAAGTAGGCTAAATAATAATTAGATCGACTATTTGCACTTCACTGACAGTTATAATACAAGGACTCTATTCCTGTTCTCCCAGTTTTTCCCATTGACTTTGGAAGCTTGTATTGTCCATGTAAACCACATATTGTGAAACACAGTCCAGTCCTCTCTAAAGGATTGATGATAAAAGCTTATGTGTTGTATAATGGAACTTCTGGAATGATTTATATTTGGGTTTTCACCATTATATGCTTGGTATTtgaacacacatgcacaaagtGGACTGCCATGTGTCTAACTCAACACAAATGTGTGACTAAACATGGTATGCAGAGTTCATGTGTTTGACGTTTGACACAAACAGGTGgtggtagagagagagagagagagagagagagagagagagagagagagagagagagagagagagagagagagagagagagagagagagagagagagagagagagagagagagagagagagagagagagagagagagagagagagagagagagagagagagagaatcagaTCTAGGGAAAGAGGTGAgatcagtgttgccaagtccgcggttttcccgcggaattgggctacttttaacCACTTGCCGCGGGTTGATTTTTTTATTCCGCGGGTTAATGGTTTAACATATTGCATCAGTTATATTTAGCTGAAATGGTtctgttaaaataaatattttactttagccAATTCATATTCCACCAATGATAACAAGGATTCTAGGATGATGACATAAGCAATATCAGCATAACTGTGCTGATAAACGCACACTTTGTGAGGTACGGTGGCACTGCTGGGCTTGTccgctaatgtgtgtgtgtgtgtgtgtgtgtgtgtgtgtgctgcggcGCGCACCGGCTGTtttcgtttccatggtaaccgaATGCGTGCTCTCCAGGGTTGTTGTTGCTGGTaaagaataatttaaaaaataaatgtcatacaCAGAAGAATTTTCTGAAAATTCTTCTGTGTATgacaagtctttaacagtgtaaaaagctcagtatgcatgaaacagcatttcaccccccctttaatgaggAATATCTTgcaatgtttattttacattatttttaatttgaaatgaATTTCACAAGTTTGTGGTTCACTTCCACTGGAGTTGTAATTCTGCATTTTCCTGCCCGCATCCATTACGTTTTTaagctcatcagctcatcatTACGTTCATCAGCTGTCAATCTTAAGGTAAGatgattttatttatgaaaattgaCTGTTTACAATTACTTATACAGTTACTTACTTATACTTATACAATTATCTTTTAGTATAAATGGTGTGTAGTGCATAACACTACCATAAAATGTGTATTGGAGTGTTTTATATTGATTTTTTTGgtattgggctagttttgggctagttggattggccattgggctacttttgggctatttttgattggccattgggctggttttgttgcgaaaacctggcaaccctgggtGAGATGTCAAACCCCTTTTACTCAGATCATGAAGTTAAAGTCCAAGTctcaaacacacaaaacaaaggTCACAAATTGTGCCATAAGTACCATGTATTAGGCATGTCTGTTTAGATTCTGATCGGCAGCAGTATTCAAGACTCATTGatcaaaataatgtttttttcagaGTCATGTCTTCAGCATAGGGGTTGGCTAACTGTTAAAAactatgaaaaataaaaataaaatcacaatgTGCGACTCAATCAAGCAACAGTTAATGTTACTCTGTGGTGGTCTTTCAAAAGATCTGTCGTGTCAAGGTTTGTAACGTGCATCATAAATATCGCACAAAGCACACCGTCAAACATCTTAAAGACGTTTTAAGCTAAacgaaatgttttatatattcatGATGTGTAAATCTGTAATAAAGTAATTCAAAAATATAGTACTTACAGTCCGATCCTGAATCGAAATCGCTCGCGCGGCCTGTTGTTGTTGGTATGGTTACAGGCCAACGGgggaaaaatacaaaaatggTAATTGGGGCCGATAACGTTaccctttaaaaaatatatttgtactcTATGTGTCCCTAAAGAGTCTTAAATGCGCATATTAGCACATGGTGTGCACATATTATCACctaaataatacatatttagCACAGTTCGAAACACTCAGCGCCTGATCGACCAATGAAGACTTTGTACTATTTTTTCCCTATAGTATTAATGCGCAATTTCACTAAAGTAGATTTAACTATTTATGAAACATTCTGTTGCATGTTTTATTGCAATTCATTATGTAAATTCAATTGTAACACACAAGTGACTGTGTCAGCATCatagcaaaataaatatattttataaaacggATCGTTAAAAATGTATAGTTCCGGTCCTTGATTCTGATGCCAGTCGTTGCATATAAACCTTTGACCTCATTACATCAGTATTACTGTGCCACTGTCGTGCATaatatttacattacatttatttatttagcagacCCTAAGTTTAATCCAAAGTAATCAACAATGCGCCAACAAGGCTGGTATTCAGAAGCGTTGGGAATTTGAGAGTCGATTCCAAAGCTTGGAATCAATTGCGTCGAGGGAATCGACTCCTCTTTAAGAGCCCTTTTCAGTTCAACAGAGTTATAATGATTGGAAGtcagtttaatttaatttaatttaatttaatttaatttaatttaatttaatttatatatctatctatggtaaatcatgctagaatcatggtaaactatggcaaatcatggtaaactataaatcatgctagaatcatggtaaactatggtaaatcatagACTACTATAACGTGGTAAATCTACTGAGTAGCAAacctatctgtctgtctgtctgatatgACTTCAAAACTGtcaaactttatttttattttttttaactactttaaactTCTGTTGTAAAGACGATCAAAACAGACAAGCTTACAGCCTGCCATGAACGTGAGATGTACAACCAATCGGAGGAGAGCCCTTATAGCCAATCATAGACGAAAAAGGCGGTACCTTCCCCTACCATCTCGGAGGAAAAAATATCGCCCCCGGCATCACGTTTTCGAACAAATCATTCTAATGAATGACTCGCTCAtacctgaatgaatcagccttTGAACGAATCGTTTgactgaatgattcaatgattcaaTGACGCCGCCACCTGCctatttagtttcatatttaaaagtagcctatagtTTCATTAtatagttaaagggatagttcacccaaaaatgaaaatgtgatgtttatctgcttacccccagggcatccaacatgCAGGCTAGGTGtgaacacacctacatcttggatgtcctgggggtaagcagataaacatcacattttcatttttgggtgaactatccctttaaagatatGGAATGTGGAAATAGTGGTTGATTGaatgcatttataaataaaatattacgaGTGAAATATGAGATAACATTGTTGCTTATACAAGAGATAATAAAGTAGGCTAACTGTAGTCGCACGGCATGAAATGCTTGTCTGTCTTTTTCCCCAAATGTTTCTTCAAATTGCAAAGGCTGCCTGGCCACAATATAGCCTGTGCTGTGACCTATGGCTGTGACCTGTGACTAGTCCCAGTTAGTCAGCCAAAGATAAAGCACAGTAgcacgttttttttctttttaaatttataaaaacatACAGAACAGAATAGTAAGTGAATATTATTAATGGGTCTAAGCCCCCTAGCGGTTCTAAATTCACTGTAAAGCACGGCTTCTTAGGGCTTATTGCTTTAATCTTGGTACTTACTTGGTACGCATGTTTTGTCAGGCATTGGAAAACCTATCACAGCAAAATCCTCTACGCCCCTCTACCGTCCTACACACACTGCCCTCTAATGGACAAGTTTATGCAACCCATTTacagctgcacacacacacacagcaaagaTCAGCACAGCCATCCAAACGCAAACATATAGACACAAAGCAGGACTGCTGTGTTAACAGTAACCATGGTAATACGGCCATACTGAGAGACCTGCAAAGACAAAGTGAAAAGTCTTGAGAAGTTTAATTATATCTTAAACACAATAAGCAATAAAGGGGGAGTGGGTGTGAAATAAGGCAGAGAATATGGGAAAGAGAAAAAA encodes the following:
- the fabp3 gene encoding fatty acid-binding protein, heart, which codes for MADVFVGTWNLKESKNFDDYMKALGVGFATRQVGSMTKPTTIISMEGDVITLKTVSTFKSTEINFKLGEEFDETTADDRKVKSLITLDGGKLVHVQKWDGKETTLVREVSDNSLTLTLTLGDVVSTRHYIKGE